ATGTCTTCTGCAAGCCGGGCGACTACCCCCGCATTCTGGCCTTCTTCCAGAAGCACGGCTATCGCACCGACGTCGAGGACGAGCGGTGGATCGCCAAGGTCTGGAAGGACGAGACCCATTTCTTCGACGTCATCTTCGCCATGTCCAACGGCACGATCGCCGTATCCGACAGCTGGTTCGGCGAGGACCGGATCACCGTCTATGGCCATCAGGTCCAGATCACCCCGCCCACGGCCTTAATCCTGTCCAAGGTCTTCATCCAGGACCGCTATCGCTACGACGGGGCGGACGTGAACCACGTCATCCTGAAACAGTCGGACGCCATCGACTGGAAGAGCCTGCTGGACCAGATGGACCTGTATTGGGAGGTGCTGGCGGCGCATCTGCTGAACTTCCGCTTCGCCTATCCGACCGAGCGCGACCGGATTCCGCGCTGGCTGATGGAGGAGCTGGTTGCGCGCCTGACGGCCCAGGTCGACCTGCCGGCGCCGCGCGTGAAGGTGTGTCGCGGACGGCTGTTCAGCCCGCGCGACTATGTCGCCGACGTCGCCGAATGGGGTTTTGGCGACGTGGTCGGCAAGGGGCTGGAGGAACGCCACGACCCCGTCAACCTGGGTCATTGAGGATCAGAGCAAAGGAGGTCGCCGCATGACGGACGCCATCGCCCCCCAGACGCCCCAGCCCGGGCTGGAGCCCGGTCCCGCCCGGAAGATGCGCGTCGCCGCCGTCGGAGACCTGCACGTGGGCGAGACCAGCGAACGTCCTTACCGCGACCTGTTCGAACGGGTGTCGGACGACGCCGACGTCCTGTGCCTGTGCGGCGACCTGACCAACTACGGCAAGACGCCCGAGGTGGAGCGGCTGCTTGACGACCTGAAGCTCTGCACCATTCCCATTGTCGGCGTTCTGGGCAATCACGAGCACGAATGCGGCCAGCCGCAAGAGGTCGAGAGGATGCTGACCGACGCGGGGGTCAGGATGCTGAACGGCGAAGCCTATGAGATCGACGGCGTGGGCTTCGCCGGCGGCAAGGGCTTCGTCGGCGGCTTCGGTCGCTATATGCTCAGCGCGTTCGGCGAGGCCTCGATCAAGCAGTTCGTGCAGGAGGCGGTCGAGGACGCCAATCTGATCGAAAACTCGATCCGCAAGCTGCGCACCGAACGCTCGGTCGTCGTTTTGCACTATGCGCCGGTGGTCGAGACCGTGACCGGCGAGCCGCCCGAGATTCACGCCTTCCTCGGATCGTCGCGTCTGGCCGAGACCATCGACCGCTATGACAACGTCCGTCTGGTGGTGCACGGCCATGCCCATCGCGGCGGGCCAGAGGGCCGCACCAACCGTGGTGTTCCGGTCTATAATGTCGCCCTGCCGGTGCTGAAAACCCTGGGCGATACGCCCTATCGGGTGTTTGAAATCTGAATCATCTGGTTCACGGTGAACCCTATCGGGCCTGACGTCAGGCCGCCTGCATCATCTGGTTCACGGTGAACCCTATCGGGCCTGACGTCAGGCCGCCTGCGGTCCAAAGCGGCCACATCCGGAGTATTTGCATGCGTCTTCTGTCCTGCACCGCCGTCGCGGCGGCCCTGGTCCTGAGCGGACCCACCCTGGCCGCGGCCCAGACCCCGGCGGCCCAGACCCCGGCGTCCCAGCCCTCCGCGACCCAGGCGCCGGCGGCTCAAGCCCAGCCTCAGGACCAATCCGGCGCCGAAACCCCCGAGGAAAAGGCGTTCGAAGCCAAGGCCGAAGCCTTCCAGACCGGAATGGAGACCATGGCCTCCGAAATGCAGGCCGCCGCCGCCCAGACCGACAAGGCCAAGGCCAAGACTGATCTGGACGCCCTGCAGGCCCGCTATCAGGGTCAGGCCGACACCTTCGCCAGCGAGCTTGAGACCTTTGCGGTCGCTCAGGGCGCCCCGGCCGATCAGATGGCCGCCGCCGCGACCCAGATCAAATCCATCCCGGCCATGGTGCGGTCCAAGGCGGAAGAGGCCGCCGCAGCCCCCGCTCCGGCCCGTTCGCAGTAAGGCACCGCGCCTTACCGCGATTTCACTTGAGGCGGGGCGGCCGAGAGAAGAGTTTGCGCGGGTCATTCCAAGGGAGGTGTCCCATGATCCGTCTTCTAGGCCTCGGAGCCGCCCTGCCTCTGGCCGTATTGGCCCTTGCGTCGCCCGCCGCCGCCCTGGCGCAGGACACGTCGCCCACGCCCGCCGAGGCCCGGCTGGAAGCCGCCTCCAGCGCCTTCGAAGCCCGGATGGAGGATTTCGGCAAACGCGCCGAGGCCCTGTCCGAAGACCCCCGTCTCAGCGAG
Above is a genomic segment from Candidatus Brevundimonas colombiensis containing:
- a CDS encoding metallophosphoesterase gives rise to the protein MTDAIAPQTPQPGLEPGPARKMRVAAVGDLHVGETSERPYRDLFERVSDDADVLCLCGDLTNYGKTPEVERLLDDLKLCTIPIVGVLGNHEHECGQPQEVERMLTDAGVRMLNGEAYEIDGVGFAGGKGFVGGFGRYMLSAFGEASIKQFVQEAVEDANLIENSIRKLRTERSVVVLHYAPVVETVTGEPPEIHAFLGSSRLAETIDRYDNVRLVVHGHAHRGGPEGRTNRGVPVYNVALPVLKTLGDTPYRVFEI